A DNA window from Centroberyx gerrardi isolate f3 chromosome 5, fCenGer3.hap1.cur.20231027, whole genome shotgun sequence contains the following coding sequences:
- the ddit3 gene encoding DNA damage-inducible transcript 3 protein: MTAEWLHLPPPYPPGVGPLCGAELEAWYEDLQDILGSDTGGAKLARAPPCTEKEPEFLDVLESCSLTWLTDGGQTWGEGVQRVTEEIHNSQPLHHTSSSSSSSSSSCLSPAVAEERRAESESGREGSGSGGGDLLPPEFFELLSEGGVGMVDPSGAVISGGYHHHHHHQHHQANVHPSSPSASEEELPCVPGSPSCSSSASQSPSQNCSSPSSPVSSPSVYPSSRLGKRKRSTSERGTGALSSFASSASRSSSSFSSAKKSRKEREQENERKVQELTEQNERLKAEIERLGEEVQRTRRALIERLVNTRK; the protein is encoded by the exons ATGACTGCCGAGTGGCTACACCTGCCCCCGCCGTACCCCCCTGGCGTGGGGCCGCTGTGTGGTGCAGAGTTGGAGGCGTGGTATGAGGACCTGCAGGATATTCTGGGCTCCGACACGGGTGGGGCGAAGCTGGCGCGTGCCCCCCCATGCACCGAG AAGGAGCCGGAGTTTCTGGATGTTCTGGAGAGTTGTTCTCTGACGTGGCTGACGGACGGAGGCCAGACGTGGGGCGAGGGGGTCCAGAGGGTGACGGAGGAGATCCACAACTCCCAGCCTCTGCATCACACCTcctcgtcatcctcctcctcttcctcctcctgcctgaGTCCAGCTGTGGCGGAAGAGAGGCGGGCGGAGAgcgagagcgggagagagggatCTGGCTCGGGCGGAGGTGACCTGCTGCCCCCGGAGTTCTTTGAGTTGCTGAGCGAGGGAGGAGTGGGAATGGTGGATCCAAGCGGAGCAGTGATCAGTGGCggttatcatcatcaccaccaccatcaacaTCACCAGGCTAACGTCCATCCTTCGTCTCCCTCGGCCAGCGAGGAGGAACTGCCCTGTGTCCCCGGTTCTCCGTCCTGCTCCTCCTCGGCCTCCCAGTCGCCTTCTCAGAactgctcttctccctcctcgCCCGTCTCCTCTCCGTCCGTCTACCCGTCCTCCCGCCTGGGAAAGCGCAAAAGGAGCACCAGCGAGAGGGGCACCGGCGCCCTGTCCTCTTTTGCCTCCTCCGCCTCGCGCTcgtcctcttccttctcttctgcGAAGAAGAGccggaaagaaagagaacaggAGAACGAGAGGAAGGTGCAGGAGCTGACTGAGCAGAACGAGCGTCTGAAGGCAGAGATTGAGAGGCTGGGAGAGGAGGTACAGAGGACACGTAGAGCCCTGATAGAGAGACTAGTCAACACCAGGAaatga